GACATTTTCACTAATTCAATGTCTTGGACATGTATGGCCCATATAACGAATACCCTAACTTTTGATAATATTCTCTTGTACCAACTGCACTGATTACTAGAATTTTCTTTGCATCAAACTCTTCTTTGGATATTTTCTCAGCTTCTCTCATCAGGTTTTTCCCTAATCCTGAATGCTGAATTTCATTTTCTTCTTTTTCTCCAAGCTTCAGTGATTTTCCATAGACGTGAATTTCTCTAACGATACAACTGTTTTTACCTACTTCATCTCTGTGAACCTTACTGCTTGGCTTTCTTAATCTCAAAAATCCATAAATTGACTCATTTTTGTCCTCATAAGACAGGAATGTTTCCTTTCCTCCTGAGGAATCATAATCAATTCTTTTTAGTTTCACATCATTTGGATCTGATTTTTTGTTTGATAGTCCTGCTTCCCTACATCTGATACACTTGCATGATAGTCCTTGTTTGGCTAAATTTTGGTGAACAATCTGTCTCAGATTTCCAGACTTTGGCCCTGCAATGATTTCATTTGGAGAAATCTCTCTTTGTATTCTCATTATTCTGACCCATTTTGGAACATTCTTTTTTACTTCTGTTAAAACTTTGATCATATCTTCATCTGAATATGGGATGTATTTTTCTTGTTTGTATTCTTCATACAACGGTGTGTTTTCAATAACCAATGATGGATAAATTTTCAGCATGTCAGGACGTAGTTGTGAATCTGCAAACAGTTTTTTGAAATCTGCAATATCTCCTTCTGGAGTCATTGTAGGTAATCCTGGCATCATATGTGCTACAATTTTGTAACCTACATCTTTTGAAATTTGAAATGATTCTATTACGTCATTGTAATTGTGTCCTCTGTTTACTATTTCATAAACTCGTTCTTGTAGTGATTGTACACCTATCTCTATTCTTGTAATTCCGTAGTTTAGCATTAAATCAACATGTTCTTTTTTACAATAATCTGGTTTTGTTTCAATTGTAAATCCTACATTTCTAATTGCAGCATGTTCATTATTTGACTTGGCCTCTTGCAAATCGTTTGAATCAATTCCATTTAATGCGTCATAACATGACTTGATAAAATTCTCTTGATAGTCTTTTGGCATGAAAAGAAAGGTTCCGCCAACGATTACTACTTCCATTTTGGATGGATCATGTCCGAAGGCAATTAATTTTTTAATTTTTGAAGTGATTTGTAATTTAGGATCAAACTCATTTTCAATTGCATTAAGCGATGATGGTTCTTTTCCTGTGTAACTATTTGGAGAATTGTATTCTATTCCACCTGGACAATATGTGCATCTTCCATGTGGACACGCATATGGCTTAGGCATTAATGCAACAACTGACACTCCTGAGGCTGTCTTTGCTGGCTTTCTTAGCAATACTTTTCTTAATTTGTTAAAATCTGATTCTTTTGCCATTGATAGGATTTCATAATTTCTAGGAATTCTTTCTAGGGCATATTTTGTGCAAATTTTTATAATTTCTTCTTTGACTTGCTTTTTGCTTGGCTCGTTAATTGTTAGAATATTCTGAGTAATTTCACTACATGCCTTTGACAATATGGGGTCTAGATTACTCATGGTTATTCATCTTGATTTGGACATAAATTCGTTAAATAATTTGGCTTATCTGCTGTCTATCTTTGCCTAATGGCTTTTCTTTTAGATTTAGTTATCTTTCTAGCTGGTTTTCTCTTTACCACCTTTTTCTTTGCAGCACTCTTTCTAGCTGGTTTTCTCTTTACCACCTTTTTCTTTGCAGCACTCTTTCTAGCTGGTTTTCTCTTTACCACCTTTTTCTTTGCAGCACTCTTTCTAGCTGGTTTTCTCTTTACCACCTTTTTCTTTGCAGCACTCTTTCTAGCTGGTTTTCTCTTTACCACCTTTTTCTTTGCAGCACTCTTTCTAGCTGGTTTTCTCTTTGCAGTATTTTTCTTTTTTGATTTTGTTTCCTTGCTTTCTCTGAGATTTTTTAATTTCTCAATCTCATCTTGAATTATTTTGATCTCTTCGCGAATGTATTTTTGAGGGTTTAGTTTTGAATAAACAAAGTCAACAATTTTCAAATAATCTGCTCCTTTATCTGTACGAACTAAAAATAATTCATTAGAATTTATTGGAATGCTGATAATTGCAGCTTTTTCAAATTCTGTAATTGCAGATCTTTCTTTTCCAATCTTATATGCCAAATTAGTATAGAGATCTCTTTTTTGTATAGAGTAATGAATCGACATTTTGACTTCATCGCCAACTAGTACTTGATCAACATTTTCTTTATGTCCTCCAGCTACAATTTCTCCCTTAACATTTACCACTCCTGCAAATTTCACTTGTGGGAACAGATTGAGAACTTGTTTTGTTAATTCGTTGTAATCAGCAGTCAATTTTTTCACCATCAAATTTTCTGTCAGAGAACATGCTTAATCATAATGAATTTTCTATATATTCTAAGAGTATGTGCTTGTCTGTTCTGGTTTTTACTCGATACTTTGCTCATTATTTCCAGACCTACTTTTTTGTTCTTTTCGGTATTCCATTTTTAACCATATTGGTGTGATAATGGTTGTAACTGCTACCATGATTACAATTGTGGAGTATACTTCAGAAGTAAGAATTCCTGCCGTTACTCCTACACCTGCAACTATCAATCCGACCTCTCCTCTAGAAATCATTCCAATTCCAACTCGCATTCCTTGTTGTTTACTTTTCAAAAATAGCATTGCTGGTAGTCCACAACCAAATAACTTTGTCACGATTGCAACTGCAATAATTATTCCACTTAGCATCAAAATGTTCAAATCTACTGCTCTTAGGTCTACCTGCGCACCGATAATTGCAAAGAATAAAGGTGCGAAAATTAATCCAATTTTTCCAATATAGTTTTCTACTTTTTCAAATACTTTGGTAGTAGATAATGCCATTCCTACTGCAAATGCTCCTACAATCGGTGATAGTCCTATGGAGCCTGCTAGAGCTGCCGCACCAAAAAACGACGCAGTCGCAATTCCTTCAACACTTCCCTTTGCTTTCCATAGTCTTGGTGTGATAATTTTTGGAATCACAACTACTGCCACTACAAGCATAATTGCAAAGAATCCTAATACTTGTAAAATCGTAATTACAATTTCGCTAATGTCTATGTTATCTACCCCTCCATCTGATCCTGCAATGGATGAAACTACTGATAACACTGCAATTGCTAAAATATCATCTACTACAGCTGCTCCTATGATGAGTCTTGCTTCCGGTGTTTTTATTTTGCCAAATTCACTTAGAACTTGAATTGATATTGCAATACTTGTAGCAGTTAGTGCTGTTGCAATAAGCATTGATTGTAATGCATCAAATCCAAACATTTGAAAAATTACAAGACCTGCAAAGAATGGAACTACTACTCCAAGTGTCCCAACAGTAAAAGATGCTTTTCCTCCTTTGAGAAATTCTTTGGGCGTCATCTCAAGTCCTGCCATAAACAAAATTACAATCGCTCCCATTTCTCCAAGTATTCTTATCTCATCGTTGATCTGAAGCAACTGTTTTCCGTCCACAACAAAAAATGCCCCCAATGCAAACGGTCCTACTATCATTCCAGCCAAAAGTTCTCCCAAAACAATTGGAAGTTTTAATCTAAGGAAGAGTTCTGCCATTAGTTTAGCTGCAAAAAGAAGAATTCCTATGCCGATAATTGTCTCAATTAAGTGCGTCTCTACCATTACTATCTTACTGATTTCTAGAAATCTATCATATAAGCTAAATTAGGTTGAAAATAATTTTGTTGTTGGTAAATTAAGCAGTTTAACTAAATGTTCTGAGCATAAAAAAGGATCAAAAATTTCTGATTTTAAAACATATTTAATATGATGATGGAAAAAATGACTAAGAGAAATTCACTGCAATTGCTCTTTCTTTTACTTTTTGTTCAACTGCATCTGAGATAATCCTATGTGTTTGCATCGCAACATCCAATGTTTGTTGAAAATCCATCAAGAGTTTCAGCGATACAAGCCTTTTTGCATACTTGATGTGATATGTGTCTGCGGGTGAAACTGTAGAATGGTTAAAAATTATTGCAGTTACAGAAGATGGTTGATGAAATTAATGCTATGATCTTCCCTACTATAACAAGTGACTTCATCAAATGTACTAGTTTTATCATCCAAATCTCAAAGTTTCTTTAGATTTTGAATTAATTCTTAAATCCTTGTTTTGGACTCAAGCAATTTTTATCGAATTTACAAAAACTCCTTTCTTGGAAATTATCTGTCCTATCTCTTGACTTGATATTTTGTGTTTTGTAAATATTGATTTGATTCTTGTTATCTGGTCTCTTGGTGCGACTACGCAGAATCCTACACCCATGTTAAATGTCTTGTACATCTCTTCAGGTTTTACTCCTTGCTCCTCAACTAATCCCATGATTGGCGGAATTTTTGGCAAAGTGTCAATTTTATATCCTATCTTTTTGAGGCGCAATAGTTTGGTAAATGCTCCTCCAGTTATGTGGGCAAGGCCGTTTACTTTGCACTTTTGAATTATTTCAAGTACTGGATTTGTATAGATTTCAGTAGGCTTTAGTAATGCATCGCCTATTGTTCCTACACCTTTGACTTTGTCTTTAATAGAATATTTTCCAAGGATTGCTTTTCTTGCAAGTGAGTATCCGTTTGAATGAATTCCTGTACTGT
This genomic window from Nitrosopumilus ureiphilus contains:
- a CDS encoding elongator complex protein 3; translation: MSNLDPILSKACSEITQNILTINEPSKKQVKEEIIKICTKYALERIPRNYEILSMAKESDFNKLRKVLLRKPAKTASGVSVVALMPKPYACPHGRCTYCPGGIEYNSPNSYTGKEPSSLNAIENEFDPKLQITSKIKKLIAFGHDPSKMEVVIVGGTFLFMPKDYQENFIKSCYDALNGIDSNDLQEAKSNNEHAAIRNVGFTIETKPDYCKKEHVDLMLNYGITRIEIGVQSLQERVYEIVNRGHNYNDVIESFQISKDVGYKIVAHMMPGLPTMTPEGDIADFKKLFADSQLRPDMLKIYPSLVIENTPLYEEYKQEKYIPYSDEDMIKVLTEVKKNVPKWVRIMRIQREISPNEIIAGPKSGNLRQIVHQNLAKQGLSCKCIRCREAGLSNKKSDPNDVKLKRIDYDSSGGKETFLSYEDKNESIYGFLRLRKPSSKVHRDEVGKNSCIVREIHVYGKSLKLGEKEENEIQHSGLGKNLMREAEKISKEEFDAKKILVISAVGTREYYQKLGYSLYGPYMSKTLN
- a CDS encoding cation:proton antiporter — encoded protein: MVETHLIETIIGIGILLFAAKLMAELFLRLKLPIVLGELLAGMIVGPFALGAFFVVDGKQLLQINDEIRILGEMGAIVILFMAGLEMTPKEFLKGGKASFTVGTLGVVVPFFAGLVIFQMFGFDALQSMLIATALTATSIAISIQVLSEFGKIKTPEARLIIGAAVVDDILAIAVLSVVSSIAGSDGGVDNIDISEIVITILQVLGFFAIMLVVAVVVIPKIITPRLWKAKGSVEGIATASFFGAAALAGSIGLSPIVGAFAVGMALSTTKVFEKVENYIGKIGLIFAPLFFAIIGAQVDLRAVDLNILMLSGIIIAVAIVTKLFGCGLPAMLFLKSKQQGMRVGIGMISRGEVGLIVAGVGVTAGILTSEVYSTIVIMVAVTTIITPIWLKMEYRKEQKSRSGNNEQSIE